In Candidatus Eisenbacteria bacterium, one DNA window encodes the following:
- a CDS encoding rhomboid family intramembrane serine protease, which produces MSDPRQPEPTDLEALEPDFIPPDPDEPPPADLASLIGDVAPWGTLLLLLSWALVFGVLAFRREIGNTDALFAWGASAPNLAPLDTAWRLLASTFLHAGIAHVFFNALSMIIFGPVVEGMYTRPGFAVIYAAGGAIASLASLAWRGAQHPVGLSISVGASGAIFALGGALLASAWRVRRRLAVGRARAMGAALLFLIGQSFSAGFTRNATDNAAHAAGLVAGVLLGAVFPLRPGLGGPTPGWSMRALGTIALLALVISLALSVRGGLQYG; this is translated from the coding sequence ATGAGCGATCCGCGCCAGCCCGAGCCGACCGACCTCGAAGCCCTCGAGCCCGACTTCATCCCGCCCGACCCGGACGAACCGCCGCCCGCTGACCTCGCGTCGCTGATCGGCGATGTCGCGCCCTGGGGCACGCTGCTGCTTCTGCTCTCGTGGGCGCTGGTGTTCGGGGTACTCGCGTTCCGGCGCGAGATCGGGAATACCGATGCGCTCTTCGCCTGGGGCGCCAGCGCCCCGAACCTCGCCCCGCTCGACACGGCCTGGCGCCTGCTCGCCTCGACCTTCCTCCATGCCGGGATCGCGCACGTGTTCTTCAACGCCCTCAGCATGATCATCTTTGGACCCGTGGTGGAGGGCATGTACACGCGGCCGGGCTTCGCGGTGATCTACGCCGCCGGCGGTGCCATCGCCTCGCTCGCGAGCCTCGCCTGGCGCGGAGCGCAGCACCCGGTCGGACTCAGCATCAGCGTCGGCGCCTCGGGAGCGATCTTCGCGCTCGGCGGAGCCCTGCTCGCGAGCGCCTGGCGGGTGCGGCGGCGGCTCGCGGTAGGCCGCGCGCGTGCCATGGGCGCGGCGCTGCTGTTCCTGATCGGGCAGAGCTTCTCGGCCGGCTTCACCCGCAACGCCACCGACAACGCCGCGCACGCCGCAGGGCTCGTGGCGGGTGTACTGCTTGGAGCTGTGTTCCCGCTCCGCCCGGGGCTCGGCGGCCCGACGCCGGGATGGTCCATGCGCGCGCTCGGAACGATCGCGTTGCTGGCGCTCGTGATCTCGCTTGCGCTCAGCGTGCGGGGCGGGCTCCAGTACGGATGA